Genomic DNA from Accipiter gentilis chromosome 9, bAccGen1.1, whole genome shotgun sequence:
CTTTACTCAGCTTCAGAGCCACCAGCGCTTTGCCTTTGCCTGCCTGTCATCACTGCATCCAGTTTCCTGCTCTAACGAGTCCATGGGGAGGCTGTGTTGGTAATGGCCCTCAGTGGGCTCATTAATACTCCAAGAAACTTCAGCACTTTCTTCTGACTTTGCTCCTTGAGCAGCTTGTGCAATCTCCTCTCAGCATTGCAGGTCCATGGACTCAGCACCAAAACCATCATGGGGCTCATTACAAGGCAGAAATCCCTCAGGTGCCTTGTCTCTTCCCATAGTTTTCTTCAAGTCTTCAAGACTTGTACAGCTAATTGGAGAGGTTTCAGGATGGTAGTTAAAGAGGAAGAGTTCAAGGAGCTTTTAAGATAAAAggctttttacttttaaaggtaattttttgttggtttttttttgtttacagaagaAGTGATAGCGGCATTCTCCAATTGATACTGATCCAGAGGGTCACCTAAGCAGATATGGGCAGGTAGGAAAAGCAATCCCTTGAGGCCAGACACTCTATGGACAGCCTTGCTCATCACCTCCCCAACCCCAGCGTTTTTCTGTTTGGACCTCTGGGCTTTGCATCACTTGTCCTTGCATCAGACCTCTTCACTGAAGTCTGCAGCTGGATGTTACAGCTCCTTGGCACCAATTCCCACCTGCTTTCCTCAGAGAACTGGCTGCACACAGGCACGGGAGGACTTCTCCTTATTGCCAAAACCCAAAAGTTACACATGATGCAATTTAATAAGCTTCAAAACACTCTCGTCAACTGTATGCCAAGTCCAGGCTGCAAGTCCAAGAGCTAGGAAAGGATAGATATAAACATAATTAAGGAGTTGACTCAAGAGTTAATTCATCTTCTCAGAGATGGAGCAAGTTTCTAACTCCCTGAAGCTCAAAGCAGCAACCAGATAGTTTGGAGGTATCTGAATGATCAAAGAgcaaggggagggggaaatctgGAGAGATGCAAGGGTGTGCATCCATATAGTCTGCTGAAAAGATGCCTTTAGACATGGTAATTTGATCAGGAGAGGTGGGAACACCTGAAAGGTGAGGGAGATTAAACATACAGTGTAATAGAGTAGTGGTAATGCAAGTGCAGAAGGAGATCAATATTTCTTCTCCCATGATTAACGCACTTCCCAGAACTCCCCCTTCTGGCATGGTGGGAAAACATTGCCATTTTATTAAAAGTCCTCAGGTGTTTCAGCCTGAGCTTGAACCAGCTGGATTTCGAAAACCTCCCAGGACAGAGACTGCATGGCCTATCTGGCTGATCTGTTCCAACAGCTGATTGAGCTGatggtgaaaatttttttccttatgtctagGCTGAACCTCTCCTCTTCCACCTTCCACCCGTTGTTTTTGTCCTCCCACAACGCACCATCACGAAGAGCCTGGCTCTTTATGCTCTGTGACCGCATCACAGGTAAGGCAGGCTGTGAGGAGGTCTCCCTCAGCCTCCCTTGGCCTCTTGGCCACTTGGCTTCTGCTCACAGGCCCCCCAACGTGGGGGCCATTCACTGAACCCGCTCCAGCTTGCCAACACCTTTCCTGTATTGGGGATCTGAAATATGGATGCAGTAACCTGGATAATCCCTCCTCTGGATCTCCTGGCCATGTTCCTGGTCTTACAGCCGAGGACACTGTTGGCCTGCCTTGCTTCGGGGAACACAGCTGCCTCCTGTCCAGATCGCTGACCACCAAGAccttctccacagagctgctcccctgccaggatgctcccagcctGTGCCATTGCCAGGGTCAGTGCATTGCAGGGGCAGAAGCCGGCATTTGTCCTTGTGGGgtttcatgaggttcctgccaATAcatgctctcctcctccttgaaCCCTCTCCCTAACACAGGGTCCCAGcaaccttttcagtaaagatGAAGGCAAAGAAGGCTTTGAGTCCCTCAGCCTCATCTGTGTCTGCTGTTACTAAATCACCCTACCCACTCAGCAGCAGCGCTGCATTTTCCTTGTTCACCCTTGGTCTCCAACGAGCGATCAAAGCTCGCTGTTTTCCTCTCGACTTTCCTTGCAACCAACTCCAGGTAAGCTTTGCCTGGGCCAAAATCATACCTGCACAACGAAGGCAATGCACACGAATTCCTTGTTTGTACCCGTCTTTGCTGTCACCCTCTGGATGCTGCTTTGTGGCCCCGTCATCACCCTGTCCCTTGGATGGCCAAGCAACGGAGCTGCAAATGTTGTTCCAGACCAGCCCAGTCTCTCCTGTGCCTGCATGTCTCGGCTCCCATCCACGAGCCCTGGCTGTGCACCACAACCCCCTGGTGTCAATCCTCACCCTGCATGGTCACACAGCTCAGCTCACTTTGGTGTTGTCCTCTCCCAACTTTCCAGCCTGGCCCAGTCCCTTCTTGGCTCTTCTCATCTTGCTGGCAAAAGAGCAGCCTGCCCCGAGCTGGTGCATGCAGAAGCAGGTTTCTCCTGGTCATTTATTCCCCCTGGAAGCACAGAGTTgctcctctgctcttctccagggaCACCCCTGTCCCAGAGAGCCTTTCCCCATGGGAGTGTGTCCGTGCTGGCCTGGCCGTCCACTCCTGCCCCCTCCTTGTGCTCCCCGCAGAGCCCTGAGCCGGTGGTGCTGCCCTGCAGACTGAGAGGGCTGTGGTGCCCGAAAACCACGGGGAGACAGTCCCAGGGAGATCCCTTCTGATCATTCACCATCTCCACGGGAACTGGTCACACAGCCCAGGCCTCCTTCCCCAACACATCGCCCCATGCCCTCCTCCCCGGAGCCCATGGAGAACCCAAGCGCCACACCATGGCCTTGTAGGGGCAATCTCTTCAGCCTGTTTTTGACTTCAGCTTTGGAAGAAGAGCCCAACCTCCAGACACTGGCACTGAGCCTTTTATTACAGAGATGCGACGCAGGAGACCAGCTGTAACATCATGCCAGGGACATGTGCAAGGGTCTCTGGGTCGGACAGACTGGGTTCATGTCACTGGAGAAGTGGAGTGGATGCAGACATTCCTGGACAAACATGATTATCACAAGCCAAATCCCcaaagcagaggaggaacagctcctGAGATGAACTGGAAAATACTTGTAAAGGTTATTGCTGCTGAAAGACGAGTGATTGAATCAGCTTCTTCAGCGTGTCTTTGAGCTCCTGGttcctcatgctgtagatgagggggttcactGCTGGGGTCACCACCGAGTACAGAACTGCCATGAGCAGATTCAAAGATGGTGaagagatggaggggggcttcaggtaggcaaacatGCCAGTGCTGAGAAATAGAGAGACCACGGCCAGGTGAGGCAGGCacgtggaaaaggctttgtggcgtccctgctcagaggggatcctgagcacagccctgaagatctgcacgtaggacagcacaatgaaaacaaaacagccccAAAATACGAGAGCGCTAACCCCAAGAAGcccaacttccctgaggtaggagtctgagcaggagagcttgaggatctggggaagttcacagaagaactggtctATGGTATTGCCTCGGCAGAGCGgcagtgaaaatgtattggcagtgtgcagcacggCATAGACAAaaccactgcccca
This window encodes:
- the LOC126042719 gene encoding olfactory receptor 14C36-like — translated: MSNSSSITQFLLLAFADTRELQLLHFWLFLGIYLAALLGNTITITAIACDHHLHTPMYFFLLNLSLLDLGSISTTVPKSMANSLWDTRDISYAGCTAQVFFFLFLVSVEYFLLTLMAYDRYVAICKPLHYGTLLGSRACANMAAAAWGSGFVYAVLHTANTFSLPLCRGNTIDQFFCELPQILKLSCSDSYLREVGLLGVSALVFWGCFVFIVLSYVQIFRAVLRIPSEQGRHKAFSTCLPHLAVVSLFLSTGMFAYLKPPSISSPSLNLLMAVLYSVVTPAVNPLIYSMRNQELKDTLKKLIQSLVFQQQ